In the Arachis hypogaea cultivar Tifrunner chromosome 20, arahy.Tifrunner.gnm2.J5K5, whole genome shotgun sequence genome, CAAAAACTCTCAATTGAAGCAAGCACTCATGCAGCGCAAAATGAAAGATTACCTCTTCGTGTAATTGTTCAAGTCCTGTTCTTCGAACAACTTCGGCTTCACACGTCAATATCCGGCTAGTTCTTTGTTTCTGACAATCTTGCAAACTCACAAGAACAAAGTGGAAATCTCGGCCTCCATAGGAGTGATGGTAATCATCAACTGGACTCTGCAGGGGGAACAGACAACGTGAGAGAACGTCTTTTGCAGATCGAGAAGGAATGCTCAGAAATTCGAAATGAGCTGCAGAAGTTGACAAAGACAAAGAGAAGCTGGAACATTTTCTCTAGAAGGTTTGGCTTTAGGAGAAAAACAGATTCTAGCAGTTCAAAAGAATCAAATAGCACTAATGCAAAGACACAATCGTCCACTGTAAATGGAAAACCAAATCGGGAAAGTAGTTGATCGTGATCATTGATGTCCAAGTAGATGGAGATAAATTGTGTCTTTTCTGCAACAAGTTCTACTTCTCTATTTGAATGGGTTTATAACTGCAATCAAATTGACAGTAGAATAACAGGTTTAGATGATGGTATTTTAGTCAATGTCTTAGATCAGTTCATTCTTAGGATATGAAACTCTAGAGTAAACAATAGTCACCTCTTAGACAAAGTAAAATGACCGATCAATCAAAGGAAGACAAGGATTCTCTTCCATTGAGATTTGAGACTTATGGCATTTTGCAATGGTTAATTGATACTTAGAATTTAAGATGCTCTTCAGAATTGAGAAGTCATGCTTAGATCTAATCATCATGATGCTTAACTTTTCTTATATTAGTTTGTCATGTTCGTCTTTATTATGTGACGTGCTTTGCTGCCTTAAGATAATTGAACCAAGATATTGTTGTAGCATATAACAATGTTTAGGTGATTATGTTATTATCATATAAACAGATTTATTTAGTGAGTATAATCAAACATTAATAGAAATGGATAACAGGGAGTTCTTTATGGGGGAAACTTCACATCATATCTGTGATAACATTTATCGAAGATGTAAAAAAATAACTCTTGTTTTAATATCGATTATGTTGAAGAACTCTACCATAATGACAATTCGTTTTGCACATTGTAAAAATACCATTTCGTTCAACAAAAATGGTACACACACGCTCTAAAAGTCAACTACAtaaataattcattaatttaGATGTTCTTTACGTATCCACATGACCAAATTCtatataaataactcattaattTAGATGTTCTTTTAATGAAGAACGTAAAGAGTATGAATATCTAGATTTGAATAGAATTTAGAGGGCAATGATAGTTCCACAAATAGTGCATATTCATATAAACCAGGAACATGTCAAATATGTTATCTATAACAAAGTAACAGATTGTTCCAACAGCAAATTAAACCCAATATCATCCGGGTATGTACATTATTCCAATCAAAGGGGTTTTTTGCAAGTCAAGAGTTACATTCGACACATTTATCCAGTTTCCAGCACATACTATATTACCCCATTAATAGCACCTGAAACAAACAACAAAATAAGATCAGTCTCCAGAACTAGCATGCGCAGAAATCGTGCGATTCCTTCAATAAATAACCTTTACTAGTGATGAGTTAATAAACCATTTGTGCATAATCAAACGTGAAGAGCGAAGACTCAAGGGGGAACAAATGTAAATTCAGAAATTTAGATTAAGACTCGGCTCAAATATATCAAGAACAAAATTATGAATCCACAATGTTCGGGAAAGGTAAATTCAAACACAGAAGCAGATTACATAACAAGCCAATTGTTAATTAAACGCAAAATCACGGGAAACCCTAAAATCAAGAAGAATATGGAAGAGGAAAGAAGAGACCTTTGAAGAGGAATTTTAGTTGTAGTAGAGCTCGAGGCCCATGCCGTCGTGGATCTCGTAATCTTTGAGGGTGATGTGATCCTTGTAGATGGTTTTGTTAATCCAATGGACTGATTCTCTCTTAAACACGATGTCACAACGCTCGAGGGATGTAACGgattaaaaataaacttttaatcgATTGAGATTGCCAAAGAATTTATTAGgattaatggaagatctaattcgttattgtttttgtttttcattattaataaatataatagattaatgataaaataataatttataaaacaaaaaataatttttataattaaataaaatatatgggttaatttgtaattaaatttagaaaaggactatttagcagttattaaaaaacttaaaaaacatgttttgttatgagaccatttaatggtccaaacgttctaGGACCATCGAATCCGATGCCTTCATAGTTAGTTATTGGGACTTTGCTTCTTTTACGTAACTTCACATAACAAATACGATTTGTTAATCATTTTTTTACGTAACATTCACACTGCATTAGTGAATTTCAAACGAAACAGGAACCTTCCAGCTGAAGCCTCCTCTCGTTTTCATCGGTGAAAGGTATCACCACCTTCCAGCTGAAGCACCCTCTCGTCTTCATTGGTAAAAGGTATCCCCACTTTTTACACCTGTGCTTAATTAATGTTATGAAATATCATGTTcatcatttttaattatatttaaaaataaacatacAAACTCCATTATTATTTAATTGGAACaagtttgattttatttgattttatcaaTAGAATTGTTACAAATAAAGTATTTTGAGTAAAGAAGCAAAAAAATCTAGAGTTTAAGAGAGAAGATGTAGTTGGTATGAtcataaaaattatgtttttatttttcaattataacacatctaatagtatgatattatatacaaaatatttttaaaacacatccaaaataaaaaaattctagttTTTAAATATAAACGTTTTCAAAATCGTTCAATTCTACTTTTTAAATATAAACATATAGAatataattaatcttttgatttttgatttgataaaatacatctaatatttattatgtaaattaTTAGTTGGATTTTTTTCGTTACTTATATGAACCGTTACAAATAAAGTATTTTGagtaaagaagcaaaaaaaaaatctagagtATTAGAGAGAAGATGTAGTTGGTATGGTCATAAAAATTGTGTTTTTAGTTTTCAATTATAACACCtctaatagtataatattatatacaaaatatttttaaaacacatccaaaatcgtaaaattctagtttttaaatataaaccttttcaaaatcgttcaattctagtttttaaatataaacatacagaataaaattaatcttttgatttttgattcgATAAAATGCATCtaatatttattatgtaaattaTTAGTTGGATTTTTTCGTTACTTATATGAACTGTTACAAATAAAGTATTTTGagtaaagaagcaaaaaaaaaaaaaaatagagttttAGAGAGaagatgtaattttttttttgacaagGTAAATAGGTAGCTTTCATTCATGAATAGGACCCATAATATCTAAATAGGCCAAATTACATATAAAGGAAGGTGCATCTTCTATCCACACTGTGTTTGGATTAGTAAGAGCCATTTGAACCAATTCATGAGCTACCCTATTACCATTCCTTTTTACATGAGAGTGCTCTACTGATCTAAGGCTATTAGCTAAACTTAAACAATACTAATAAATGaaccaaaataatttttatgGGCTTTTTTTTCTTTAAGGCTTTGAATGACTTCAACATTGTCACTCAATTATTACATCAAAAAATCAACATTCACAGGCCTTTTCTAAGCCCATAAGACATGCAAGTGCTTCAGCTTCATGAGATTGAATGGATAAGAAAGCTTTGCATGTGGATGCCATCAAAAGTCTCCATTAGTGTCTCTAACTACCACACCAATACCCACTACTCCATCATCAATACTAGCGGCATCAACATTAATTTTAATCTTTGTGATGGGTGGTCTCTTCCAATTTTTAGTGCTTGTAGCTCCAAGAGGTGAATCTACGGTTCCATTCAAATTGAGCGTATGAGCTTTGAtgtaattttcatgatttttccttGCTAATTTCGCTGCTTTAATTGGGGATTGATTCTCCTCGTTAAACATGTGCTTGTTTCGAGCTTGCCAAAGAGTAAGGATGCTTGTGCAAAGAAGACCTTGCGAGGCCGAATCTAAATTTTCCATCAATTCCTCAATCCAATCACAAGCTTGGGCTCCAGGTGGCTCTGATGATCGTATGGCTAGGGGGCTATGGTACCAGAAAATTCGAACAAACTCGTAATCCTTGATGAGGTGAGTCtcgatttcttctttcttccaacATCTTGGACACAGGGCTGTGCAGTTGACTCTCCTTTTTTGCAGGTTCAATCGAGTTGGCAGTGAATTATTCATCAGCCTCCATACATAGTTGATTGCTCTGGGGTGTGCCTTAACTTTCCAAAGCCTTTTCCATTTGGGTTCTTTTGGGTCTGATGAGATTTAGCTCCTGTATCGAGTGCTCTGCTCTTTCATAATTCTATGGTACGCATCCCTAACCTTGAACTCCCCATTTCTTGTAAATCTCCAATAAAATTCATTCATCTGATTGTGTTGTGATTGGTAGAGGAATCTATAGGATTTGTTGAGCTTCAAATTCCATGAATGTGTCTTTAATCTTTCTTGCATCCCACCTGTTCTCTTCATCATTCATCAGTTCTCTCACTGTAGCCTCTTTGCCTAAAAAAATTACTGGACTCCAAATTTTGAATCTGTGTTGATTTGGTAGCCATGGTGATCACCAAATTTTAATAGATCGGCCATCTCCAATTTTTCATATTCCTCCCATCTGTAGCACTTCCTTTACATTCCAAATACTTCTCCAAGTATAGCTTGGTGTGTATCCTGTTGATGACTCCAGAAAGTTAGTTTTTGGATAATATTTGGCTTTGATTAGTTTTGCTGCCAGGGAGTTTGGTTTTCTCATAAGCCTCCACCCTTGTTTGGCTAGAAAAGCTGAATTGAATGCTTCAAAATTTCTGAATCTTAGGCCTCCCTCCATTTTACTGGTGCACAGTTTATCCCATTTGATCCAATgaatttttctttctccttctttatttCCCCAATAGAATTTTCTGATCATACTATCTATATGTTGACATAGGCTCTTGGGTAATTGAAAACAACCCATTATATATGTTGGAATGGATTGTGCCACCGCTTTAATAAGAGTTTCTTTTCTGACTCTTGAAAGGTATCTTTCTTTCCAGCCCTTAAGTTTCTTCCAAATCCTCTCTTGAATAAAATCAAAAACCTCCATTTTGGATCTTCCTACAAACGTAGGAAGGCCCAAATATTTAGAGTATTGTTCTACCGCCTTTATCCCTAGCCACTTTTGAATGAGATTTTGTTTGGTAGTTGGTATGTTTCAGCTGAAGGAAATTTCTGATTTATCAAGGTTGATTCTTTGGCCTGAAGCTATCTGGTACTGGATAAGAATTTACTTTATTCCTTGAATATCTTGGTCCAAAGCTCTTGAAAATAGGATGCTATCGTCTGCAAAGAACAAGTGGTTTATTTGTGGTGCCTGTCTTGCTACTTTGATCCCTCGTATTATCTTGCTGTTTTGAGCCTTGATTAGTAGTCCTGAGAGAACTTCAGCACATAAAACAAATAAGTATGGGGAGAGTGGGTCTTCCTGCCTTAGTCCTCTAGAAGGTTTGAAGTTCTTGCTTGGTATACCATTGATTAGGATTGAGAATGACACTGATGAGATACAGTTCCAAATGAGATTAACCCATCTTGATGAGAAACCCATAGAAACCATAACTTTCTTTAAGAACGGCCATTCAATCCTGTTGTAAGCCTTTGCCATGTCTAGTTTCAGCCCAATGTATCCTTTTTGACCTGTTGTTTTCTTCTTCATGTAGTGAAAAATCTCAAATGCTACCAATCCATTATCTGTGATTATCctattgataaactactattttatgatttatcttgtgcttaattgagtgtttttatcaattcttcacctacttattcataagatttgcatggttttacaattccttccttattccatgatatatgtgaaaacatgtttcctatgccttagaaatattaattttaattatcctttattaccattcgatgatgtgatctatgtgttaagtattttcaggcttcatagggcaggaatggcttagaggacagaaaggaaacacgcaaaaatggaaggaacgcacaaaatagagttttgaagaaaatggcagcgatgcgcacgcatggacgacacggacgcgtgcctagcgcaaaacgcAAGCGATGCACACGcatagatgacgcggacgcgtgcctggtGCAGAgcacaaacgacgcgtacgcgtggcaagaaaaatctccaatgacgcgcacgcgtgacccatgcgcacgcgtgacggatgccacgtgcagaaaattgcagaagtcacccccagcaatttctgggctgtttttgacccagttttcggcccagaaacacaaattagaggctataaagtgggggatcaATCCATTCATTGAGGACAACTTTCATATTGCGAATTTGAGGTTTTtatatgtagttttctagagagagaggttctctcctctctcttaggttttagaattaggatttctcttagtttatggttatttcttcattccaggttcaatgttcctttaatttatgtttttcttctacttttatttagtctattactttagttgctctatttcacttgctaattacttatgttgccaatttggtttatgaattattcatgttagatttgaatattctatttaatgcaatttgaggtatttcagatttataattactttcttctatttatgatataaataatttagatttttctccctttgctctggttgaataattggtgacaattgagttatcaaactcaacagttgattgaaaattgggatttgctgattgatttggatccctctaaagctagtctttccataggagttgactaggatttgaggaatcaaattgattagtccacttgactttcctttatttagtaagggttaactaagtgggagcaataaacaattctcatcacacctgataaggataactgggatgggatttccagttcttataccttgcaatggtgtccatgataattaatttactttattgccaatttattttcctgttccctatttcaaaaacccaaaaatgtacccttttccataaccaataataaatcatacttccctgcaattctttgagagacgacccgagatttaaatacttcggttataaattttattaggttttgttacttgtgacaaccaaacttttgtacgaaaggattctttgttggtttagaaactatacctacaacgtgattatttttataaaattctttaccggcagaaATTCAATCGTCACCTATCCCAATTGtgtctttatttttcaattataacacatctaatagtataatattatatacaaaatatttttaaaacacatccaaaatcgtAAAATTCTAGTTTTTAAATATAAACGTACAGAAtacaattaatcttttgatttttgattcgATCAAATGCATCtaatatttattatgtaaattaTTAGTTGGATTTTTACGTTACTTATTTGAACATTAacgttttcaaaattattataatcaacaattaatttaagttttttattatttataaaaaaatatctaacatATATTATCATAGTATTAGTTGGAATTTTTATTACTTGTTTGAGCATTAGTATTTAttcatcttaattttttttattgatgttaTTGGTTGGTATTTTAGATAATGGTTGAAATTAGTTTATGTCGTAAGTTTATTACACATACAAAATAGTACAATcgaactaaaaatatttttaaaacacatccaaaactcTATTAAATAgcataagataattttttttttggtcttactGATCCAAAATGTTTAACTAAAatggtaaaaaatttaaaatttaattcgaATTTCagaagttaaattttaaattttgagtcATTTGAATTTTagatgtgtatttaaattataatatattaatatattaaatatattaaatttgaaacagaaatttaagatttaaattttaaattttagtttgatttaagttgtattttaaatatggatttaattttttaagacaCTAAATCTATGTACaatttttagatgtgtttgttttattttttttgaattattgtaAGAAAAAGCTGAATATTGTACCATATTTAAAGAATACCTAGttgaattgaaaattaattgtCAATAGCAATCACCTTTATTTACTCGTAATATAGAGAGTACGGTACTCTTAGTTATTTTGTTCTTTAGTTTCATTATCATtgtatttattgtttttattttttctaaatttataataattttaattaacatgaataagtaaataaaaatacaaatagaaataagaaacatgaatatgatggaaaaaagtaaaaataaaaaggttatgaaaataaattaaaataagaatatgaagactatgaaaataaataatcataaaattaaataattaatgaaaattattaatatacatagtatgaaaataactaaaataataattaagaatataGTTTTTTTTCTCATGAAAAGATTTGAGCGTCATTCTAATAAGGTTAGTATTAAATGTttttgtttaataatttaaatttgcaAACGGTCTTTTAGAGTAATGTGTCCCATGTTAACAGTTACACATGTGagctgaaaaaaaaatttttttttgttcaatttaatttttgtaattttttttgaagtggattttttttaaaaaaaaagagaaaagcaataCTAAGGAAAAGAAAACGAAATCTGAGAAGAGGTATCCTTGATGACAAAGAAAACCCTAGCTTTTATGGAGGTGTCCTTCCTCAGGGAGTGACCAGGCACCCATATCATCCATGTAGCCGAACCTGAAGAAGACTTCTTCATCCACTACCACAGTGTGTCCGACGGCTCTTTGTCGCGCGTTGCCCGTGTTCTGATACCGACGGTGATCCCACCCTGGTCACTTGTAGAATCCGCAGTGCCACGTCTGCCGTGGCGGCCTGCACCCTCGCCGCCCTCGACGTCGGAAGCCCATGGCGGCGTCTGTGAGGAGGGACGTCGGGACTCTGTCTCCGCATGGTTGCGGTGCTATTCCCCGTCATTGTCGCTTGGTTTGGTGGAGCTTGAGGACTGAGGTCGTGGTGGTATCTTCGCCAGGAGTTTCCGTCTGTTTTGGGCGATCATTCGAGTAGGTATTGCCGTACTTCCTCCGCCGTTCAGCCGTCATAGGATCTCCATCTCCGTTGAGTGTTCCAGGTATTTAGCTTCCTGGTTGGTTGTCGTTGATTTTGTTTGTTGGAGTCAGCTGTTTTAAATGTTGTTCTGGTGCTGTTCAGAGTTCATGATTTTTTTAGTGTTAATTTGATATTGACTATAACTTTTGTTGAGGCTCTGTTCTTCGACTGTGTGTGTTAGGCAACTGAATTTTTGCGGAATTGTTATTGTAAATATTAAGTATGATTTTAGTTCAAGTTTGTTGGTCATCATGAGTCGGCAATTTGATCAACTGTTTGTGAGGCGGTGTGCTGTggctagggctggaagtgagccgagctgagccgagctagaccaagctcaagctcggctcaccaaaattgagcttggctcacggctcGATTCATTAACAATTGagcctatttcttaagctcaagctcggctcaccaaaagctcacgagctggctcaagctcacgagctggctcaaataatagaaacataaatacataatctataattttatatcaataaattataacttatatattttaaaaaatatttgaaaagaacaATTATtggttatctatcaataaatataaattttttatttatgttttacatcaaaattatatgtaataaataaatataaaattttaaataattaagatcattaatatatataattatatattactattttatatgtatatatataatattaaaagtatagactagatgcatataggatatgtgtattaataattatatatataatcgagcctgctcacgagctaatgagccgagcttatccaagctcaagctcggctcatttaatttatgagctcaatttcaggctcaagcttggctcaccagctcacgagcttagcttatcgagctattaacgagCCGAGCTCTAGTTGGCTCATaagctggcttgactcacttccagccctagctGTGGCCTCTGTTTGTTAGGTTGCTGTTTTTGTTCCTGGCTATTAAGTTGAATAATTAGTTGAATCGAACATAACAGTTTTGATGTTGTTAACATGTTCATATGACCAGTTAATGTTACTGGGTTGCTCTTTATTAATGTTCTGATTATTGATATGTGAAATTGATTTGATCTTGTGTTCATTTTTTTTAACAACCTTGGTTTAATGGGATAATAGCTGGAAATGTTCCAATTTCTTTCCATCGAAGGTAGTGGGTATTTAATTTGCACACAACTAGGGGTACTTGGTTTAGGGTATCATTTTGGGCCAATGACTGATTTTAAGTTTGTAGGCATCATTGGAAATGCACATGTAGTTTGGATGATGCATGCATATTTTAGAGAGGACAGGTATCAAAGAAAATTGTAGAGTAATGAGATTTTTATGAGTATTCAGTATGTGGTGTTTGGAGTTACTGATGGATGCGAATAGAGGTGAGGCGATAGGGGAGTGTGGGGGGTGGTCTAAGTGACGTGAACGAGGAGATGAATGTGGAAGAGGCTGGTGGTGATGAGTTTCAGGAGGAACATTTGCCTGAAGGAGGACAAGGATTTGACTTGAGCACGAATGATATTTTGAACCAAGTTTGGGAAAGTGTGGAAGATGCATATAAGTTTTACCGAAGGTATGGAAGAGTCAATGGGTTTAGGGTACGGAAAGGGGACTCAGGTAAAGATAGCAACGGTAATCTTGTgagattttgatttttttgtaacAAGGAAGGATTGAGGGAAATCAGGCACTATGACAGGATTGACAGGTAGCGGGGACACAAACCAGAGACACGGACTGGTTGCAAAGTAATGCTATCAATATATTTGGAGAAAAGTGAGCAGAAGTGGAAGGATAGGAAGGTAGTACTGGAGCATAACCATGACCTAACACCTGTTGGGATGTCCCACCTGATTCAGAATCATCGTAAAATGACGGATGCGGCAAAGGCTCACATTGATGGGATGCATGCGTATGGAATTGGGACGTCAAAAATCTTGGGCCACATGGCTGGTATGTTAGGGGGGATATTCTTTGCtgggatttttgaaaaaggatgtgTACAACTATGCTGACAAGTTGAGGTGTTCACGAATAGCTGATGGTGATGCGACTGCAACGTTGATTTACCTTGAAGGAAAGGCTGCTGCTGACCCTATGTATGTTGCATGCTACAACCACACAAAAGATGAAAGGCTTGGTAACATGGTTTGGGCTGATGGGAATAGCCGGTCTGATTTTCAGTGTTTTGGGGATGTGTTAGCGTTTGACTCCACTTACAGGAAAAATAGATATAAACGTCCAGTAGTAATTTTCTACCATTTTTGGTTTTGGGTTGTTGATTGATGAAACTGTATCGTCGTATAGGTGGATGTTACAAAATTTGTTGGAGGTTATGTGCCAGAAGAAACCTTGTGTAGCTGTTACCGATGGGGACAAAGCAATGATAAAAGCTGTGAAGTCGGTTTTACCGGAGGCAACACATCGTTTGTGTGCATGGCATGTGGAAAAGAACGTGACATCAAATGAGAAAGACGAACGCCTCCGTAGTTTGTTCAAGCATTGGTTGTACGTGGACATGGAGGTTCATGAATTCAAAGAGGATTGCGCTCAAGCAATTGAGGAGTATGGGCTGCATAATAGTAGCTGGGCAAGGCATATGCATAAAAAGCGAAAGCTATGGGCGAACGGGTATTTGCGTGACAAGTTCTATGCCGGATTCCAGACTATGACACGATGTGAGGGAATAATTGCTATGGTTAACAAGTTTTCGAAGTCAAGCCATACCATCTTTAAGTTAGTGCAAAATCTGGAGCTAGTCCTCCGTGAATATCGGAACAAGGAGATGTTGTTGTAGTTTAACTCCATTTACACGAATCCGGTTATGACCACATGTTTGAGGTCGATAGAGACAGCTACTGCTAGGGTTTATACCCGAGAGTTGTTTGTAGATGTTAGGAAAGAGATTGAAGGAGCTGGAGCAATTAATCTTGTCATGAAAAAACGGTGTTGATgaatagatttttgacggtttagaattctcaaatgaaatctcgttgcaagtatagtttctaaaccaaaaaagaatcctttcatacaaaagattgtttgtcactaaaacaaacccctaaatttataaaccgaagtattgaaccttgggtcgttctccctaggaattgcgataaagtgtcttgttattggttatgaggtatgtttggggtttttgagattttagacaagaaatataaatggcaaaggaaataaactaacaactagaaaggtCTTCGCAAGGTttagtggtcaaggatctctatccttatcactaaccacaacatgagaattgtcaaggatcaatcccatta is a window encoding:
- the LOC112786099 gene encoding protein FAR1-RELATED SEQUENCE 5-like; its protein translation is MNVEEAGGDEFQEEHLPEGGQGFDLSTNDILNQVWESVEDAYKFYRRYGRVNGFRVRKGDSETRTGCKVMLSIYLEKSEQKWKDRKVVLEHNHDLTPVGMSHLIQNHRKMTDAAKAHIDGMHAYGIGTSKILGHMAADGDATATLIYLEGKAAADPMYVACYNHTKDERLGNMVWADGNSRSDFQCFGDVWMLQNLLEVMCQKKPCVAVTDGDKAMIKAVKSVLPEATHRLCAWHVEKNVTSNEKDERLRSLFKHWLYVDMEVHEFKEDCAQAIEEYGLHNSSWARHMHKKRKLWANGYLRDKFYAGFQTMTRCEGIIAMVNKFSKSSHTIFKLVQNLELVLREYRNKEMLL